The following proteins are co-located in the Phragmites australis chromosome 10, lpPhrAust1.1, whole genome shotgun sequence genome:
- the LOC133931278 gene encoding protein CURVATURE THYLAKOID 1D, chloroplastic-like, protein MEPGVCTNAGAAARAGILLPRCRPSSSAVAPVTLRRRSLPTRGLRCAGADWTEPSFATVAEKLDAAMAAGMARASSGAGGEEEKGQTGAINGVGSSAVEEPVAVPFAPFEQSLVAVDSVGEDALSQALGSKLRFEETSTYVIYGTGAFFAGWILSAVVSAIDSIPLLPKILEILGLGYTIWFGTRYLLFKENRDELLVKVEDLKKRIVGSSDE, encoded by the exons ATGGAGCCCGGCGTCTGCACCAACGctggcgccgccgcccgcgcggGTATCCTCCTCCCGCGCTGCCGACCGTCTTCGTCGGCCGTCGCGCCCGTCACCCTGCGCCGCCGCAGCCTTCCGACGCGAG GGTTGCGCTGCGCCGGCGCGGACTGGACCGAGCCGTCTTTCGCGACCGTCGCGGAGAAGCTCGACGCGGCAATGGCGGCAGGGATGGCGCGCGCGTCCTCGGGGGCCGGtggcgaggaggagaagggccAGACCGGGGCGATCAACGGCGTGGGCAGCAGCGCGGTGGAGGAGCCGGTGGCCGTGCCGTTCGCGCCGTTCGAGCAGAGCTTGGTGGCCGTGGACAGTGTCGGGGAGGATGCGCTCAGTCAGGCGCTCGGCAGTAAG TTACGCTTCGAGGAGACATCTACATATGTCATATATGGCACCGGTGCTTTCTTTGCTGGATGGATTTTGTCTGCTGTTGTTTCAGCAATCGACTCCATCCCCTTG CTCCCAAAGATACTGGAAATTTTGGGCCTTGGTTACACAATTTGGTTCGGCACACGGTATCTTCTTTTCAAG GAAAACAGAGATGAGCTGCTCGTCAAAGTTGAAGATCTCAAAAAGAGAATTGTTGGATCTAGCGATGAGTGA